The following proteins are encoded in a genomic region of Verrucomicrobiia bacterium:
- the gap gene encoding type I glyceraldehyde-3-phosphate dehydrogenase yields MATKIAINGFGRIGRLVFRAIAEQGMIGKDVEVVAVGDIVPADNLAYLLKYDSTQGAFKGEVGSKKSSPDKPEDDILLVNGKEIKVVSAKTPAELPWKALGVDLVVESTGLFTDAAKDNPKSSYGHITAGAKKVIISAPAKNEDITVVLGVNDSKYDPAKHHIISNASCTTNCLAPVVYVLLKEGFGVAEGLMSTIHAYTATQKTVDGPSKKDWKGGRSAAINIIPSTTGAAKAVALVLPEVKGKLTGMAFRVPTPTVSVVDLTVKTVKETSYAEICAAMKKASETYLKGILGYTEDEVVSTDFIHSPLSSIFDAGAGIELNKNFFKLVSWYDNEWGYSCRVADLIKLILSKGL; encoded by the coding sequence ATGGCTACCAAAATCGCGATCAATGGTTTCGGCCGCATCGGCCGGTTGGTGTTCCGTGCCATCGCGGAACAAGGCATGATTGGCAAAGACGTCGAAGTGGTCGCCGTCGGCGATATCGTCCCGGCGGACAACCTGGCTTATTTGTTGAAATACGATTCGACGCAAGGGGCTTTCAAAGGAGAGGTGGGGTCCAAGAAGTCCAGCCCGGACAAGCCGGAGGACGATATTTTGCTGGTGAACGGCAAGGAGATCAAGGTGGTCAGCGCCAAAACCCCGGCCGAGCTGCCCTGGAAAGCGTTGGGCGTGGACCTGGTGGTGGAGTCCACCGGCCTGTTCACCGATGCCGCCAAGGACAATCCCAAATCCTCCTACGGCCACATCACGGCAGGCGCTAAAAAGGTCATCATCAGCGCGCCGGCCAAGAACGAGGACATCACCGTGGTGTTGGGCGTGAATGACAGCAAGTATGATCCGGCCAAACATCACATTATTTCCAATGCCTCCTGCACCACCAACTGCCTGGCTCCGGTGGTGTATGTGCTGCTGAAGGAAGGTTTTGGCGTGGCCGAGGGCTTGATGAGCACCATCCATGCCTACACCGCCACCCAGAAGACGGTGGACGGCCCCAGCAAAAAAGACTGGAAGGGGGGCCGCAGCGCCGCCATCAACATCATCCCCTCCACCACCGGCGCGGCCAAGGCCGTGGCGCTGGTGCTGCCGGAGGTCAAGGGCAAGCTCACCGGCATGGCCTTCCGCGTGCCGACGCCCACCGTCTCCGTGGTGGACCTCACCGTCAAGACGGTAAAGGAAACCAGCTACGCCGAAATTTGCGCTGCCATGAAGAAGGCCAGCGAGACCTATCTCAAGGGCATCCTGGGTTACACCGAGGACGAAGTGGTGAGCACCGACTTCATCCACAGCCCGCTGAGCAGCATCTTCGACGCGGGCGCCGGCATCGAGCTGAACAAGAACTTCTTCAAGCTCGTGAGCTGGTACGACAATGAATGGGGCTATAGCTGCCGCGTGGCGGACCTCATCAAGTTGATCCTCAGCAAGGGCCTGTAA
- a CDS encoding ABC transporter ATP-binding protein: MAAAETIIRLEGVKKHYVLGTEVTVRALDGVNLEVKRGAYVAIMGPSGSGKSTMLNILGCLDRPTAGRYYLGGIDVSAMPDDQLSAARGRMIGFIFQSYNLIAQLTVIENIQVPLLYQRKDLRAHYDHCVRLAQLVGLGERLHHRPNQLSGGQQQRVAIARALVNDPLMILADEPTGNLDSTTGREVLELIDSLNAQGKTIVLVTHDERVAGRAHRIIHMRDGLIDREVMNGHRAAAGSAPRNV; this comes from the coding sequence ATGGCAGCCGCTGAGACCATCATCCGCCTGGAAGGCGTCAAGAAACACTACGTCCTGGGCACGGAGGTCACCGTCCGCGCGCTGGACGGGGTGAATTTGGAGGTCAAGCGGGGCGCCTACGTGGCCATCATGGGGCCTTCCGGCTCCGGCAAATCCACCATGCTCAACATCCTGGGCTGTCTGGACCGGCCCACCGCCGGCCGGTATTACCTGGGGGGCATTGATGTGTCGGCGATGCCGGATGACCAGCTCTCGGCCGCGCGCGGGCGGATGATTGGCTTCATTTTCCAGAGCTACAACCTGATTGCGCAACTCACGGTCATTGAAAACATCCAGGTGCCGCTGTTGTATCAACGGAAGGATTTGCGGGCGCACTATGACCACTGCGTGCGGCTGGCACAGTTGGTGGGCCTGGGCGAGCGTCTGCATCACCGCCCCAACCAGCTTTCCGGCGGCCAGCAGCAGCGCGTGGCCATCGCGCGGGCGCTGGTCAATGATCCGTTGATGATCCTGGCCGACGAGCCCACGGGCAACCTGGATTCCACCACCGGCCGCGAGGTGCTGGAGTTGATTGACAGTCTCAACGCCCAGGGCAAAACCATCGTGCTCGTCACCCACGATGAACGCGTCGCCGGCCGGGCGCACCGCATCATCCACATGCGCGACGGCCTGATTGACCGGGAGGTGATGAATGGACATCGGGCGGCCGCTGGGAGCGCGCCCCGGAACGTATGA
- a CDS encoding FtsK/SpoIIIE domain-containing protein, producing MSNPLTIPQTLELLERLKTLVRDCARREEQLLRDERQKREAIERQHRNALEELEVWRAAEESRIRTQSEARQTALELRHRQRLERIRRGHRPSKAQALKRIEDHEGRQKVALQKAQMEAARNREQGLARNDAALAAFHEQLGALRAEFEALELQALRLMSGYGYFKQMLTGAGLPDEPEPAEEEPQLLEKLGQLRGQVEADLRQFRRRAAAWFYRLLPVWVQGIVLVAAGAGLPPLLKYFKLAEISWTLSGGAAGALLAATLIFYFLSRRAALPEARKIAQALERARRWHNAALSKAQARHAAEVERLETELRQANEEINRRWQEATEEAARLREFWPAEIDRKLARVLERHERLGQQRLQEIQRGREDALRELQEEYERRRLALEQNRSERTARLNAETDALWASLMQDWQAQCEPLLREAQAAAEFARQDTPPWEPPLWEHWTPPETARNRIKFGQLEVDLRLYAEGAPKDPRLPMPGGGHLSLPLWLLYPQQGCLLFETNRTGSAEAIAAINNILFRLLATTPPGKLSFTIIDPVKLGQNFAGIMHLADYEDNLINGRIWTQTTQIEERLKDLTEHMEKVIQMYLRNEYETIAEYNAQAGKIAEKYHFVIIADFPMNFSDAAAKRLLHIASSGARCGVYTLIHWDHRYTSTADLAPDVLRKNSVCIQRPGDFFTLARLGPVGVRLQLDPPPPPELAIAFLHQVGELSRGANRVEVPFEQVAPAPEEVWSLDTAEELRVPIGRSGATKLQYLAIGRGTKQHALVAGKTGSGKSTLFHVIITNLARWASPEQVEFYLVDFKKGVEFKCYANHRLPHARVVAIESDREFGLSVLQRLDEELRRRGDLFRQAGVQDLAGYRRAGGAEKLPRTLLLIDEFQEFFVEDDRIAQTAAVLLDRIVRQGRAFGIHVILGSQTLGGAYTLARTTMGQMVIRIALQCNEADAYLIMDENNAAPRLLSRPGEGIYNDAAGALEGNSPFQTVWLPEEERDQVLAAVRARADRETPHYTGPVVFEGNAPADVRDNHALQALLAQRPIQPPPLARLWLGAPNSIKGPTEVVFQRRSGNNLLIVGQRDEAILTLVTVGAVALAAHYPQKAARFYFLDASPPETPQRQLIEQLPGVIPHPFTLAKSGDVGGLLGELVQELRARTETDAAQAPEIFVFVHGLQNFKKLKVEDEFAFSMDSGGEASPPAQLSQLITEGPTHGIHLIVAVDTYNNVNRFLGRKALSEFEMRVLFQMSANDSASLCDDPGASHLGLHCGLFYNEQEGYLEKFRPYAVPERVWWEQVARALRS from the coding sequence GTGAGTAACCCCCTGACCATCCCCCAGACGCTGGAGCTGTTGGAGCGCCTCAAGACCCTGGTGCGCGATTGCGCCCGGCGGGAGGAGCAACTGCTGCGCGACGAACGCCAGAAGCGCGAAGCCATTGAACGCCAGCACCGCAATGCCCTGGAGGAGCTGGAAGTCTGGCGCGCCGCCGAGGAAAGCCGGATTCGCACCCAGTCCGAAGCGCGGCAAACCGCCCTCGAGCTGCGGCATCGGCAGCGGCTGGAGCGCATCCGGCGGGGCCATCGGCCCAGCAAGGCGCAGGCTCTCAAGCGCATCGAGGATCATGAAGGCCGCCAGAAAGTGGCCCTGCAAAAGGCGCAAATGGAGGCGGCCCGCAACCGGGAACAGGGCCTGGCTCGTAACGATGCCGCGCTGGCGGCCTTTCACGAGCAACTGGGCGCGCTGCGCGCGGAGTTCGAGGCACTCGAGCTGCAAGCCCTGCGCCTCATGTCGGGGTACGGTTATTTCAAGCAGATGCTCACCGGCGCCGGCCTGCCTGACGAGCCGGAGCCGGCGGAGGAGGAGCCGCAGTTGCTGGAAAAGCTGGGCCAGTTGCGCGGGCAGGTGGAGGCGGATTTGCGCCAATTTCGCCGCCGGGCGGCGGCCTGGTTTTACCGGCTGCTGCCGGTGTGGGTGCAGGGCATCGTGCTGGTGGCCGCCGGCGCGGGGTTGCCGCCGTTGTTGAAATATTTCAAGCTGGCCGAAATTTCCTGGACTCTCAGCGGCGGCGCGGCGGGGGCTTTGCTGGCGGCGACGCTGATATTTTATTTTTTGAGCCGCCGCGCCGCCCTGCCTGAAGCCCGCAAGATTGCGCAGGCCCTCGAGCGCGCCCGCCGCTGGCACAACGCCGCTTTGAGCAAAGCCCAGGCCCGCCACGCCGCGGAAGTCGAACGCCTTGAGACCGAGCTGCGCCAGGCCAATGAGGAAATCAACCGCCGCTGGCAGGAGGCCACGGAGGAGGCCGCCCGCCTGCGCGAGTTCTGGCCGGCAGAGATTGACCGCAAACTGGCGCGGGTGCTGGAGCGCCACGAGCGGCTTGGCCAGCAGCGGCTGCAGGAGATTCAGCGGGGGCGGGAGGACGCCCTGCGCGAGTTGCAGGAGGAATATGAGCGCCGGCGGCTCGCCTTGGAGCAAAATCGCAGCGAGCGCACCGCCCGCTTGAATGCCGAGACCGATGCGCTGTGGGCCTCCCTCATGCAGGACTGGCAGGCGCAATGCGAACCGCTCCTGCGCGAGGCGCAGGCCGCCGCCGAGTTTGCCCGGCAGGACACCCCGCCCTGGGAGCCGCCGTTGTGGGAGCATTGGACGCCCCCCGAGACGGCCCGGAATCGCATCAAGTTTGGCCAGTTGGAGGTGGATTTGCGTCTTTATGCGGAGGGTGCGCCCAAGGATCCGCGCCTCCCCATGCCCGGCGGCGGACACCTTTCCCTGCCGCTCTGGCTGCTGTATCCGCAGCAGGGTTGCCTGTTGTTCGAGACGAATCGCACCGGCAGCGCCGAGGCCATTGCGGCCATCAACAACATCCTCTTTCGGCTGCTGGCCACCACGCCGCCGGGGAAGCTGAGTTTCACCATCATTGATCCGGTCAAGCTGGGGCAGAACTTTGCCGGCATCATGCATCTGGCCGATTACGAGGACAACCTCATTAACGGCCGCATCTGGACCCAGACCACGCAGATTGAGGAGCGCCTCAAGGACCTGACCGAGCACATGGAGAAGGTCATCCAGATGTACCTGCGCAACGAGTACGAAACCATCGCCGAGTACAACGCGCAGGCGGGGAAAATTGCGGAGAAATACCACTTTGTCATTATTGCGGATTTCCCCATGAATTTCAGCGATGCGGCGGCCAAGCGGCTGTTGCACATTGCTTCGAGCGGGGCGCGTTGCGGGGTTTACACCTTGATTCACTGGGATCACCGCTACACCAGCACGGCGGACCTGGCGCCGGACGTCCTCCGCAAAAACAGCGTGTGCATTCAACGGCCGGGGGATTTCTTCACGCTGGCCCGCCTGGGGCCGGTGGGCGTGCGTCTGCAGCTTGATCCGCCGCCGCCGCCCGAGCTGGCCATTGCCTTCCTGCATCAGGTGGGGGAGTTGAGCCGCGGCGCCAACCGCGTCGAGGTCCCTTTCGAGCAGGTCGCCCCTGCGCCCGAGGAGGTTTGGTCGCTGGATACGGCGGAGGAGTTGCGCGTGCCCATCGGGCGCAGCGGCGCCACCAAGCTGCAATATCTGGCCATCGGCCGGGGCACCAAACAACATGCGCTGGTGGCCGGTAAAACCGGCTCGGGCAAATCCACGCTTTTCCACGTCATCATCACCAACCTGGCCCGGTGGGCCAGCCCGGAGCAGGTGGAGTTTTACCTGGTGGATTTCAAGAAGGGCGTGGAGTTCAAATGTTACGCCAATCACCGGCTGCCGCATGCCCGGGTGGTGGCCATTGAAAGTGATCGTGAATTCGGCCTGAGCGTCCTGCAGCGCCTGGACGAGGAGCTGCGCCGGCGCGGCGATTTGTTTCGCCAGGCCGGGGTGCAGGATTTGGCCGGCTACCGCCGCGCGGGCGGCGCGGAAAAATTGCCGCGCACGCTGCTGCTGATTGACGAGTTTCAGGAGTTTTTTGTGGAGGACGATCGCATCGCGCAAACCGCGGCAGTCCTGCTGGATCGGATTGTGCGCCAGGGCCGGGCCTTTGGCATTCATGTCATCCTGGGCTCGCAAACGCTGGGCGGCGCCTACACCCTGGCCCGCACCACCATGGGGCAGATGGTCATCCGCATTGCGCTGCAGTGCAACGAGGCCGATGCCTACCTCATCATGGATGAAAACAATGCCGCGCCGCGCCTGCTCTCACGCCCTGGCGAAGGCATCTACAACGATGCCGCGGGCGCGTTGGAGGGCAACAGTCCCTTCCAGACGGTGTGGCTGCCCGAGGAGGAGCGCGACCAGGTGCTGGCCGCGGTGCGCGCCCGGGCTGATCGCGAAACCCCGCACTACACCGGGCCGGTGGTGTTTGAGGGCAACGCCCCCGCCGACGTGCGCGACAACCACGCCCTGCAGGCCCTGCTGGCGCAGCGCCCCATCCAGCCGCCGCCGCTGGCGCGGCTCTGGCTCGGCGCGCCCAACTCGATCAAAGGCCCCACCGAGGTGGTTTTCCAGCGGCGCAGCGGCAACAACCTCCTCATCGTCGGGCAGCGCGACGAGGCCATCCTGACCCTCGTCACCGTCGGGGCCGTGGCCCTGGCAGCGCATTACCCGCAAAAGGCCGCACGGTTTTATTTCCTGGATGCCTCGCCGCCGGAAACACCGCAGCGGCAGCTCATTGAACAACTCCCCGGCGTCATTCCGCATCCCTTCACCCTGGCCAAAAGCGGTGATGTGGGCGGCCTGTTGGGCGAGTTGGTGCAGGAATTGCGCGCGCGCACCGAAACTGACGCCGCCCAGGCGCCCGAAATCTTCGTGTTCGTTCACGGCCTGCAAAACTTCAAGAAACTCAAGGTGGAGGACGAGTTTGCCTTCTCCATGGACAGTGGCGGCGAGGCCAGCCCGCCCGCGCAGCTCAGTCAGCTCATTACTGAAGGGCCCACGCACGGCATTCATTTGATTGTGGCGGTGGACACTTACAATAACGTGAACCGTTTCCTGGGCCGCAAGGCCCTGAGCGAATTTGAGATGCGGGTGCTCTTCCAGATGAGCGCCAATGATTCCGCCAGTCTGTGCGATGATCCCGGCGCCAGCCATCTGGGGCTGCATTGTGGACTGTTCTACAATGAACAGGAGGGTTACCTGGAGAAATTCCGGCCCTATGCCGTGCCCGAGCGCGTCTGGTGGGAGCAGGTGGCCCGCGCACTGCGGAGTTGA
- a CDS encoding ABC transporter permease produces MNPLAFQFLVIVRLGIKSLLLHKLRSALTMLGIIFGVCSVIAMLAIGEGASYEAQEAIKRLGSANIIIRSVKPPEDTKVSGLGRGMSIDYGLTYRDAARIQDTVPGVKRVLPVRIIRENVRFAQNSVPCQVLGTLPFYPEIVGLEILRGRFLSDWDEINNENVCVLTLGLAQRLFPYQDPLEQSVKIDAFYYRVVGLVRERNLPEQRTQAGRMEGEPLDNNVYIPLSTSRTRFGEVLIRRSAGSYEAEKVELHQITVQMHDTATVETADPQIKTLLRRFHDKVDYETIVPLQLLRQAEQTKRIFNIVLGSIAAISLLVGGIGIMNIMLATVTERTREIGIRRALGATRRDITMQFLVETVVLAIGGGLIGVLVGIVTPVIVSHLTTMKTIITLWSVLVAFGISGAVGIIFGLYPAKAAAQLDPIEALRHE; encoded by the coding sequence ATGAATCCGCTGGCTTTCCAATTTCTGGTGATTGTGCGGCTGGGCATCAAGAGCCTGCTGCTGCACAAGCTGCGGTCGGCGCTGACGATGCTGGGCATCATTTTCGGCGTGTGCTCGGTCATCGCCATGCTGGCCATCGGGGAAGGCGCCTCCTACGAAGCGCAGGAGGCCATCAAACGCCTGGGCAGCGCCAACATCATCATTCGCAGCGTCAAACCGCCGGAGGACACCAAGGTTTCCGGCCTGGGCCGCGGGATGAGCATTGATTACGGGCTGACCTACCGCGACGCGGCGCGCATTCAGGATACCGTGCCGGGGGTCAAGCGCGTGCTGCCCGTGCGCATCATTCGCGAGAATGTGCGTTTTGCGCAGAACAGTGTGCCCTGCCAGGTGCTGGGGACACTGCCGTTTTACCCTGAGATTGTCGGGCTGGAGATCCTGCGGGGGCGTTTCCTGAGTGATTGGGACGAGATCAATAATGAAAACGTCTGTGTCTTGACGCTGGGGTTGGCGCAGCGGCTGTTTCCCTACCAGGATCCGCTGGAGCAGTCGGTGAAGATTGACGCGTTTTACTACCGGGTGGTGGGCCTGGTGCGGGAGCGCAACCTGCCCGAACAGCGCACCCAGGCCGGGCGGATGGAGGGCGAGCCGCTGGATAATAATGTGTACATCCCCTTGAGCACGTCGCGCACCCGTTTCGGGGAAGTGCTCATCCGGCGCTCGGCCGGCAGTTACGAGGCGGAAAAGGTGGAGTTGCATCAGATCACCGTGCAAATGCACGACACCGCCACGGTGGAGACGGCGGATCCCCAAATCAAGACGTTGCTGCGCCGTTTCCATGACAAGGTGGATTACGAAACCATTGTGCCCCTGCAACTGCTGCGGCAGGCCGAGCAAACCAAGCGCATCTTCAACATCGTGCTGGGCTCCATTGCCGCCATCTCGCTGCTGGTGGGCGGCATTGGCATCATGAACATCATGCTGGCCACCGTGACGGAGCGCACCCGGGAGATTGGCATTCGGCGCGCCCTGGGCGCCACCCGGCGGGACATTACCATGCAGTTTCTGGTGGAGACGGTGGTGCTGGCCATTGGGGGCGGCCTGATTGGGGTGTTGGTGGGCATCGTCACGCCGGTCATTGTCTCGCACCTGACCACCATGAAAACCATCATCACCTTGTGGTCGGTGCTGGTGGCTTTTGGCATCTCCGGCGCGGTGGGCATTATCTTTGGCCTCTATCCCGCCAAGGCCGCCGCCCAATTGGATCCCATCGAGGCCCTTCGGCACGAGTAG
- a CDS encoding ABC transporter permease translates to MPTIMLVLPIMVREMQVAARRRRTYWVRLLTAVLALLVTLIILLFMRHEDANDRGTAIFVALGYLSWGLAIISGLWLTSDSLSAEKREGTLGLLFLTDLRSHDIVLGKLAAHLLQSLGSLLALIPILCVPLLLGGRTIEEIGRLALALWAALFFSLSLGLAVSACVVRMRHTGIITNALLAWFAFLSPWLGSALCEAYPDTGLASWAEWLLVRPSPLEGIGHAFDHLYDKTDPALYWWPIGSSHALALGALVLTWWRLPRSWQNVQGGFRKGSWREWWHRFWTGSAEWRQAFRQHALQINPAYWLASRDRWGPWLVWFPVVIAAQWWISIVSDLWVPKASTSEGVFSNLFEFLDDLDRFFIACVLGFLYKLWFAWRAALFLGEARREQTLEFLLTAPVHQEQILWGQWQALWRMFRGPFAFMVLLLLVFGIDFLHRHHTWKEVTSATQILWSEIDKTPPCLFFLYYYGVVSLFDLAALGWLSFWLSLRWAMPHRAALCTFALVIALPLLVWLLFYQGLMSLEKTPVLSMLNNSNLSFSWLGLASAGAYLAIHIGMDLLWIYYARWRLRRYFRLVAATPVGLKPRYQEG, encoded by the coding sequence ATGCCTACCATCATGCTGGTGCTTCCCATAATGGTGCGGGAAATGCAGGTGGCGGCGCGTCGTCGCAGAACCTATTGGGTACGCCTCCTCACGGCAGTTCTGGCCCTGCTGGTCACCTTGATTATTTTGCTGTTCATGCGCCATGAGGATGCAAACGACCGCGGCACAGCCATTTTTGTAGCCCTTGGCTACCTCAGTTGGGGACTGGCGATTATCAGCGGTTTGTGGTTGACCTCCGACAGCCTCAGCGCTGAAAAACGCGAAGGCACCCTAGGGCTGCTATTTCTCACGGATTTGCGCAGCCATGACATTGTGCTGGGCAAACTGGCAGCCCATCTGCTGCAAAGCCTCGGCAGTCTGCTGGCCTTGATCCCCATTCTGTGTGTACCCTTGCTTCTGGGCGGGCGCACCATCGAAGAAATCGGGCGCCTGGCCCTGGCGCTGTGGGCGGCTTTGTTTTTTTCTCTCTCCCTGGGCCTGGCGGTTTCGGCCTGCGTGGTGCGAATGCGTCACACGGGCATCATCACCAACGCCCTCCTGGCATGGTTTGCCTTTCTGTCGCCCTGGCTGGGTTCAGCCCTCTGCGAGGCGTATCCGGACACCGGGCTGGCCTCATGGGCGGAATGGTTATTGGTTCGCCCCAGTCCCCTTGAGGGGATTGGTCATGCGTTTGATCACCTATATGACAAGACAGACCCGGCGCTTTACTGGTGGCCCATCGGTTCCAGCCACGCGCTGGCTTTGGGGGCCCTGGTGCTCACCTGGTGGCGGCTGCCGCGCTCCTGGCAAAACGTGCAGGGCGGTTTTCGCAAGGGGAGCTGGCGGGAATGGTGGCACCGGTTCTGGACGGGCAGCGCTGAATGGCGACAGGCATTTCGTCAACACGCCCTGCAAATCAACCCCGCCTACTGGTTGGCCAGCCGCGATCGCTGGGGCCCCTGGCTGGTCTGGTTTCCCGTGGTAATTGCAGCCCAGTGGTGGATTTCGATTGTGTCCGACTTGTGGGTTCCGAAAGCGTCGACTAGCGAGGGGGTATTCAGTAACTTATTCGAATTCCTTGATGACCTTGATAGATTCTTCATCGCCTGTGTTCTGGGTTTCTTGTATAAACTGTGGTTTGCCTGGCGCGCCGCATTGTTTCTGGGCGAGGCGCGCCGCGAGCAAACCCTTGAGTTCTTGCTGACAGCCCCAGTGCATCAGGAGCAAATCCTCTGGGGCCAATGGCAGGCCTTGTGGCGAATGTTTCGCGGGCCATTCGCTTTCATGGTCTTGCTGTTACTGGTTTTTGGAATCGATTTCTTACACCGACATCACACTTGGAAGGAAGTCACCTCGGCTACGCAGATTCTCTGGAGCGAAATAGATAAGACTCCGCCTTGCCTGTTTTTTTTGTATTACTACGGCGTAGTTTCCCTCTTTGACCTGGCCGCCCTGGGCTGGCTCTCCTTCTGGCTGAGCCTCCGGTGGGCGATGCCCCATCGGGCGGCGCTCTGCACCTTCGCGCTGGTGATAGCTCTGCCGTTGTTGGTCTGGTTGCTCTTCTACCAGGGCTTAATGAGCCTGGAAAAAACGCCGGTCCTGTCCATGCTCAACAACAGTAATTTGTCATTCTCATGGCTGGGCCTGGCCTCAGCCGGAGCTTATCTGGCCATTCACATTGGCATGGATTTGCTCTGGATTTATTATGCCCGCTGGCGGTTGCGCCGCTATTTCCGCCTGGTGGCGGCCACGCCGGTGGGGCTGAAACCCCGCTACCAGGAGGGATAA
- a CDS encoding WXG100 family type VII secretion target: protein MPQAIMDPEDVRRFAEELQRFNRDLQNRLSSLQARFAALGETWQDQEQVKFADEFKTTLKALKRFIEVADQHVPYLMRKAQRIQDYLNQR, encoded by the coding sequence ATGCCGCAAGCCATCATGGATCCAGAGGACGTGAGGCGCTTTGCCGAAGAGCTGCAGCGCTTCAATCGTGATTTACAGAACCGGCTCAGCTCCCTCCAGGCCCGCTTTGCCGCGCTGGGCGAGACCTGGCAGGACCAGGAGCAGGTGAAGTTTGCCGATGAATTCAAGACGACCCTCAAGGCGCTCAAGCGTTTCATCGAGGTGGCCGATCAGCATGTGCCCTACCTGATGCGCAAGGCCCAGCGCATCCAGGATTATTTGAACCAGCGCTGA
- a CDS encoding ABC transporter permease subunit → MFPAIAWREATVKARQESLMVQRVLLAAVAVAMVLGLLLIAEVMRSPRGMGEFMYHFLGWTCMILGGLEGLRQTLDSLSREKREGTLGLLMLTRVTSLDLVLGKWVVHALATFYHLLAIFPALAIPLVLGGVTLGEFVRLLLCVMNGLFVALALGMLVSARGREEYELWATGLSWLVLLMAAPPALVAIITSWQGSTQLAWAAALSPLRAWQLAPATAYSLAPGQFWSALVFSHLLGWLLLALAAWSMGREWKRLARGAAPKRLGRLDHLLLPVLKVLRWWERRAAGDRGSSPVERFLRNDRLPAGLVLALLAVGVLALVVLSLYTLNDLWVVYLAAGLFYAAHWGLRFWAAAQSCQVPRQLRDSGWLFILLAAPLQPAELPQALLQSQLPALRMAFSLLMAMEVLVAATFFMLFWPTVKIWVIFSLPLWFLAALILWRDLKALNAAGLWHSLNLNHSALAIRRTIFQVLLLPLLAAPLGFFCMGLAIPFLMIVKSVVLYYHFRGRLLRDFRLGLERTQVVTAEPLPEKILCWLGLKKAPPRLASRGPVCVSCGHEVGDAAYCPFCGYRQPGADV, encoded by the coding sequence ATGTTTCCCGCCATCGCCTGGCGCGAGGCGACCGTCAAAGCACGGCAGGAGAGCCTGATGGTGCAGCGGGTCCTGCTGGCGGCGGTGGCGGTGGCCATGGTGCTGGGCCTCCTGCTCATCGCCGAGGTGATGCGCAGTCCGCGTGGCATGGGGGAGTTCATGTACCATTTTCTGGGATGGACGTGCATGATTCTGGGGGGATTGGAGGGCCTGCGGCAGACACTCGACAGCCTGAGCCGGGAGAAACGCGAGGGCACCCTGGGGTTGCTGATGCTGACCCGTGTGACCAGCCTGGACCTGGTCCTGGGCAAATGGGTGGTTCATGCCCTTGCCACCTTCTACCATTTATTGGCCATTTTCCCTGCGCTGGCCATTCCCCTGGTGTTGGGGGGCGTCACCCTGGGCGAATTTGTTCGCCTGCTGTTGTGTGTGATGAACGGGCTGTTTGTGGCTCTGGCGCTGGGCATGTTGGTGAGCGCCCGGGGCCGCGAGGAATATGAGCTGTGGGCCACGGGGCTGTCCTGGCTCGTCCTGCTGATGGCCGCGCCCCCGGCGTTGGTGGCCATCATTACGAGCTGGCAAGGCTCGACCCAGCTCGCCTGGGCGGCCGCCCTCAGCCCTTTGAGAGCCTGGCAGCTTGCTCCAGCAACGGCCTACAGCCTGGCGCCCGGGCAGTTTTGGAGCGCCCTGGTCTTTTCGCACCTGCTGGGCTGGCTGCTGCTGGCGCTGGCCGCGTGGAGCATGGGCCGGGAGTGGAAACGCCTCGCCCGGGGGGCCGCGCCCAAGCGGTTGGGCCGGTTGGATCACCTGCTGCTTCCCGTGCTCAAGGTGTTGCGCTGGTGGGAAAGGCGCGCCGCGGGTGACCGTGGGTCTTCACCCGTGGAACGATTCCTGCGCAATGACCGCCTGCCCGCGGGATTGGTGCTGGCGCTGCTGGCCGTTGGCGTCCTGGCGCTGGTTGTTTTGTCGCTTTATACCTTGAACGATCTCTGGGTGGTGTATCTGGCGGCGGGCCTTTTTTATGCCGCGCATTGGGGACTGCGTTTCTGGGCGGCGGCCCAGAGCTGTCAGGTGCCCCGCCAACTGCGGGATTCAGGCTGGCTGTTCATCCTGCTTGCAGCCCCTCTCCAACCCGCCGAGCTCCCGCAGGCTTTGCTGCAGAGCCAGCTACCGGCACTGCGCATGGCGTTCTCCCTGCTCATGGCCATGGAAGTTCTGGTCGCAGCCACCTTCTTCATGCTGTTCTGGCCGACGGTCAAAATCTGGGTGATCTTTTCTTTGCCGTTGTGGTTTCTGGCAGCCCTCATCTTGTGGCGAGATTTAAAGGCCCTCAACGCCGCCGGCTTGTGGCACAGTCTGAATCTGAATCATTCCGCCCTCGCCATCCGGCGCACAATTTTCCAGGTTCTGCTGCTGCCCCTGCTGGCCGCGCCGCTGGGATTTTTCTGCATGGGCCTGGCCATTCCCTTCCTTATGATAGTGAAGTCCGTTGTTCTTTATTATCACTTTCGCGGGCGATTGCTGCGCGATTTTCGCCTGGGCCTCGAGCGCACCCAGGTTGTCACCGCCGAGCCGCTGCCGGAAAAAATCCTCTGCTGGCTGGGACTGAAAAAAGCGCCTCCCCGCCTCGCAAGCAGAGGCCCGGTGTGTGTCTCCTGCGGGCATGAGGTGGGCGATGCGGCTTATTGCCCTTTCTGCGGCTATCGTCAGCCCGGGGCCGATGTATAA